The stretch of DNA CAGGAGGTCGAGAAGATCAACCTCGCCTTCGAGATGGGCAACAACGTGATGCTCTACCTCGACGACATCCAGCACACGTCGAGCGAGCTGCTCCAGAAGTTCATCTCGCTCTGCGACGGGCAGCGCCGCGTCGAGGGCGTGTGGAAGGGCACGACGCGCACGTACGACCTCCGCGGCAAGAAGTTCTGCGTCGTCATGGCCGGCAACCCGTACACGGAGTCGGGGGCGCGCTTCCAGATCCCGGACATGCTCGCGAACCGCGCCGACACCTACAACCTCGGCGACATCCTCGGCGGGCAGGAGGCGCTCTTCGCGTCGAGCTACATCGAGAACGCGCTCACCTCGAACGCCGCGCTCGCGCCGCTCGCGACGCGCGAGCCCGCCGACACGCAGCGGCTCGTGCGGATGGCGCAGGGCGAGGACCTCCCGCTCACCGATCTGTCGCACGGCTACTCCGCGGCGGAGGTGGAGGAGATCCTCGGCGTCTTGAAGCGCCTCCTCAAGGTGCAGGGGCTGCTCCTCGACGTGAACAAGGAGTACATCAAGTCCGCGTCGCAGGAGGACGCGTACCGCACCGAGCCGCCGTTCAAGCTGCAGGGCAGCTACCGCAACATGAACAAGCTCGCGGAGAAGGTCGTCTCCGCGATGAACGACGACGAGCTCGAGCAGCTCATCGACGATCACTACGCGAGCGAGTCGCAGACGCTGACGACGGGGGCGGAGCAGAACCTCCTCAAGCTCGCGGAGCTCCGGAGGCGCGTGACGCCGGAGCAGGCCGCGCGCTGGAAGGAGATCAAGGACGCCTTCGTCCGCCAGGGGCGCGGCGGCAAGAAGGGCGACGATCCCGTCACGCGCGTCACCGGCGCGCTCTCCGGCGTCGACGAGCAGCTCCAGCGCATCCGCGAGACGATCTCGCACGCGAGCATCGCCGCGGCCGCGGCCGCGGGCTCGAAGACGAGCGAGGCGGAGGCGCTCGGCCCGATCCTCGCGCAGCTCGGCCAGGCGCTGCGTCCGCTCGGGAAGGGGAGCAAGGTCGAGATGAAGATCGACGACGGCAGCGCCGCGGCGGCGGTCGCGGTCGTCAACGTCGTGCGCGAGCAGTCGCAGGTCTTCACGAAGATCGTGCAGATGCTGACCGAGCTCTCGCGCGCGCAGCAGCGCGGCTCGCAGGTGCCGCCCGCGCCGGGTTCGCGCCCCGGCTCGCAGCCGCCGCCGCTGCCGGGCTCGCGGCCGCCGCCGCTGCCGGATCCGCGGCTCGACGACATCGCGCAGGCGATCCGGCGGCTCGAGCAGCGGCTCTCCACGCTGTCGACGACGATCCCGCGCTTCGACGTCACGCTCGACGCCGCGTCGCCGAGCAACTTCTGGCGCAGCATGGACGGGTCGAACCTGGTGCAGGACGGCGGCGTGTTCGTCGCGACGTACGCGAAGCTCCCGCCGCTCGGCGCCACCCTCACCCTCGGCCTCGAGTTCCCCGGCGGCGTGCGCCACGAGTGCCAGGCGATGGTCTCGTGGACGCAGGACCACCTCGGCGACGAGACCCCCGCCGGCTTCGGCGCCAAGCTCCTCGGCCCGTCCCGCGACCTGGTCCAGACGATCGCCCAGTTCGTCCGCTTCCGCGAGCCGCTCCTGCGGGAGTAGGGCGCGCGTTAGGCTCAGCCGACGGACTGCCAGAGGTGGTCGATGTCGAGCGTCAGGCCTGGGACGGCCGTTGATGTGATCCGTCCGCCGACGAGGGCTTGTCGTCCGCGATAGTCGCCGGGGGCATGGCGTGCTGCCTCGACGCGGACGTCGGACCACGTTCCCAGTGACGGATCGAAGGTGAGCGCGAGCACCGAGCGAGCGGGGATGCCGCAGGTCGTCTCTTGAGCGTTGACGATCCAGTACTCGCCGACGCGCCCGTCGAGGTACGTCCGCCAGCGATCGGTCTTGTCGCCGGTCCCGTCCCCGAGGTCCTCGCGCCACGTCGACGGCGACAGGAGCTCGACGACGAGCATGACGTCCTCCGGCGCGTAGACCTTGTTCTTCTCCGAAGCGCGGATCGTGCGGAACGGACGCCGCAGACAAATGATGTCCGGCTCGATGCAGGGCAGGCCGTGATGGGAGAGCGGGACCACCGTGCCGTTCAGCGTGTAGATGGGATCGAAGGCGACGCTGCCCCCTGCAACGACGAGGGAGCGATCGTCGAGCTGCCGGATCATCCCCTGCATGAGGATCGCGAGCGGGGTTCGATGGAAGTCCGCGTGGTCAGGAGGCGACAGGATGAGCATGCCGTTCTCGTCGCGCGCGTAGCGGCGTCCGTCCGGCGGTAGCGCCAGCAGATCCGCGAGCGAGATGGGCGCGCCGAGGGCGTAGCTCGGCTGGGAGTCCGAGTGAGGGGCGGACGCCATCGATCTCGATCCTGGCACGCGCCGCGCCGGCTCGCAAACCGCCGCGTCTACGTCTTCGCGGCGCGTTGCTTTGCGAGGACGCGGCGGGTGATGCGGGCGAGGACGCCGTGGTAAGTGCCGGGGAGGAGGCGCTGGAACACGTCGAGGAGGCGGGCGTCGGTGCCGATGAGGACGCGGCGGGCGTTCCTCTGGACGCCGCGGAGGATCTGCTCGGCGGCGTCGTCGGCGGTCACGCGGAAGGCCTTCTCGAACTCGCGGCGGGAGAGCTCCGGATCGGTCACGCCGAGGTCGGCCATCGAGGGGTGCATCTTCGACGCGCGCGCGATGTTCGTCTTGATGCCGCCGGGGTGCACGCACGTCGCGGAGACGGGGGCGCCCGTGATCTCGAGCTCGATGCGGAGCGCCTCCGTGAAGCCGCGGACCGCGAACTTCGCCGAGTTGTAGGCGCACTGGCCCGGGAACGCGATGAGGCCGAAGAGGCTCGACGTGTTGATGACGTGGCCCTCGCCGGAGGCGCGGAGGTACGGGAGGAACGCGCGCGTGCCGTGGACGACGCCCCAGTAGTCGATGTCGACGATGCGCTCGAACTCGGCCTGGTCCGCGCCCTCGACCGTCGCGGAGTAGGAGACGCCCGCGTTGTTGAAGACGAGGTTCACGCGGCCGTGCTCGCTCGCGACGTCCTTCGCCCACGCGCGCATCGCCTCCGCGTCGGCGACGTCGAGCCGCCGCTTCGTCACGCGGAGGCCCGGCTTGCCCGCCGCGGTGGCGAGGCGCACCGTCTCCGCGAGGCCGACCTCGTCGACGTCCGAGAGCGCCACCTCGCAGCCGCGCCGCGCGAGCGCGACGGCGAGAGAGCGACCCATGCCCGATGCCGCGCCCGTGATCGCGGCGACCTTTCCGTCGAAGGATCTCACTTGCATTCACCCTTCACGCCGTTGACCGTGCAACTCTCGGCGCAGCATCGTACGTCCTTGGTCTCGCACGCGGGCGGCTGGCACGTCACCGCGCACGACGGGCCGCTGCAGCGGACCTTCTTGCACGCGTCCTTGCCGCTGCACGCGATCGCCGTGTTCGCGGAGCTCGCGACCACGTCGTCCGCGCACGCCGACTCTCCGTTGCACGAGACGTCGCACCGCGCCGCGCCCGTGCACGTGATCCGCTTGCACGCGTCCTTGCCCTCGCACGTGACGACGCAGCTCACGCCCTCTGGGCAGCGGACCTCCTCCTTGCACGCCTCGCCGAGCCGGCCTCTCGCGCCCGAGCCGCAGCGGAACGCGCACGTCGCGCCTTCGCAGGTGCCGCCCGCGGCGCCGCATGCGCCCCCGCACGCCGCGGCCGGGCCGCCGCTCGTCGAGGAGGTCGACGACGTGCCCGCCTCGCCGGCGTCGGCCTGGATGAACGTGGGATCGTCGAGGCAGCCGTCGAGCGATACGAGCATCGCGACGGTGAGCCCGAACCTCCGCATCTCGCCATTGTCTCACGCATCGGCCGTCCGATCGTGCTACTTCGCTGGCGTGCGCTCTCGTTTCCCCCTCTTCCTCGCCGGCGTAGGCGTGCTCGCGCTCGCGTTCGCCGCGGCATGTGACGACAGCAGCGCGTACGAGCCGCCGGGGATCCAGCCGCAGATCGTGACCGTGATAGGACCCGCCGGCGCCACCGTCGTCTGCCATCCCGTCGACACGGGAGGCAACTGCCCGCTCCCGATCACGGTGACGTTCCGCCTGCCGAAGGAGCAGTTCGTCACGCGCGCCGTCGTCCGCTTCCAGGGCGACGGCAGCGACGTCGGGTACGACCGCATCTACGCCGTCTCCCCCACCTACGGGAACGACGGCGCCGACGTCACCGTCACCGTCGACGCGGACATCCCCGCCACCATCCTCCGGCGCAACGCGCTCTTCACGTACTCCGTCGTGCTCGTCACCGGCGCGGGGGCGAAGTCGCCCGCGTCGACGCTCACGGTCTCGGTGACGTGACGCGCCACACCGGCGCCTCGTCCGGCGCGGGGCGGCCTTCGAGCAGCTCGTGTGGGCCGAAGCGGCCCTTGTACATGAGCGACGCGCAGCCCTCGACGCGGTAGCCGAGGTAGACGTGCTCGCGTCCGCGCGCGCGCGCCTCCTCGACGAGCATCACGACGTGCGCGGTGCCGAGCGACGACGGCGCGTGCTCGGGGTCCCAGTAGAAGTACACCGCCGAGAGCGAGACGCCGGTGTCGTCGACGATGCCGAGCCCGACGAGGCGATCGCCGTTCGTCGGATCGCGGAAGGCGACCTCGCGCACGCACGGGTGCGGGAACGCGAAGTCGATCTTGTAGCGCTCGGCGTCGAGCGAGCTCTCGTCCCAGCCGCGCGCCTCTTCGCGCTGCTCGTGCCACCGCGCGTAGAGCGCGAGGCGCTCCGCGTCGACGATCGGACGCCGGACCGTGCGCGTGAGGTGGGCCGCGTTCTTCCGCGCGCGGCGCTGGCTCTTCGTCGGCGTGAACTCCGCCGCCGGGATGCGCAACGTGAGGCACTCGTTGCAGGACGCGCACGCCGGCCGGAAGTAGGTGGGCCCGAAGCGGCGCCAGCCGCGCGCGAGCCGCGCCTCGAGCTCGACCGCGTCGACGTCGAGCTCGAGCCGGATCTCGAGCGCCGCCTCGCGGTCCGGCAGGTACGTGCACGCCCGCGGCGGCTCGGTAAAATGCTGAAGGAGCCGCGTCACGCTCTACTATGTAGCCCATGTATCGCGTCCTCTTCACCTCGGACTACGAGATCCACGGGAGCGGGATGGGCTCGCCGAAGGAGCTCGTCGTCGATCCGACGACGCGCATGCTCGATCAGCTCGACCGCTACGGCGGAAAGCTCACGATCATGGCCGACGTGGGCGAGATCCTGAAATTCAAGGAATACGCTGAATCTCATGACGACGACCGCTTCGCCTGGGGCGCGATCGCGGCGCAGCTCCAGCGCGCGGTCCGCACCGGCCACGACGTGCAGCTCCACGTCCACTCGTCGTACTTCAACGCGACGTGGGACGAAGCGAAGCGAGCGTGGACGCAGGACTACTCCGAGTACGACCTCGCGAGCCTGCCGTACGAGCGCGTCCGCGCGATGATCGCGCGCGGCAAGGCGCTCCTCGAGGACACCTGCCGCAAGGCCAAGCCCGACTACGAGTGCTTCGCGTTCCGCGCGGCGAACTGGTCGATGCAGCCGTCACCGGCGATCGTGCGCGCGCTGATCGAGGAGGGCTTCCGCATCGACACGTCGGTCTGGAAGTACGGCCGCTACGACGACCTCGTGAAGTTCGACTACACGCACGCGCACTCCGACCTCGTGCCGTGGCCGATCGACGAGCGCGACGTCTGCCGCCGCGATCCGAACGGGCGCCTCTTCGAGTTCCCGATCTACACCGAGGAGCAGCCGCTCTGGACCTTCCTCACCGCGAATCGCGTCTACCGCGTCGTCGCGCAGCGGCTCAACCCGCTCCCGGAGCCGGACCCGATGGACGGCGGCGGCGCCGCGCCCGCGAGCGGGACGCGTCCCTCGCTCGGCGCGCGGCTGCTCGGCAAAGCCAAGGCGCTCCCGAAGGTCGCGCAGAAGGCGACCGGCCGCTTCCCGTGGAAGGTCGACTTCAACCAGTGCACCGGCAAGCAGCTCGTCGACGCGCTCCTCCGCGTCGAGGAGCGGTACGGCCACCCCGACGCGCCGCTGCCGTTCGTGCTCATCGGGCACTCGAAGACGTTCACCGCCCACAACGAGCGTAGCCTCCGCCCGTTCCTCGAGCTCGTCGCGAGCCACCCCGACCGCTTCTCGTTCGGGACGTTCCGCGACTTCGATCCCGAGCGCTACCGCGATCCCGTCGCCGCGTAGACGCATGTAGCGGTCAGCTGCGGAGCTTCTTCACCGCCGCCCCGACGTCGTTGCCGTTCACGTTCGCGCCGGTGCTCTTCAGGTGCTTCATCGCGACGCCGGTCGCCTGGCCGTCGGCCTTCGCGGCGACGATCGCGTCCTTCACCGGCGCGAGCGCGGCGACGATCTCGTCGACCGAGAGCTGCTTCGGGAGGAGCGCGGCGAGGACCTCGATCTCCTTCTTCAACGTCGCGGCGCGCTCGCCTTCGGAGAGGCCGAGCGTCTCCTCGTTCGACTTGATCAGCTTCCGCACCACCGCCCCTGCTTCCTCGTCGGTGAGGGAAGCGCTCTTGCGCGCCTCCGCGGTCTGGATCTCGCCGAGGGCGAGGCGGAGGACGTCGCGCGCGACGGTGTCTCCCGTCTTCATCGCGACCGTGACCTTGGCTTTGATGTCGTCGATCAGCATCAGGACTTCTTGCCTCCTCCCTTCGGACGCACCACGAGCACGGAGCGATCGGCGTGGTTCACGACCTTCGCCGCGGTGGTGCCGACGATGCGGTCGAGGATGTCGTAGCCGTGCGAGCCGATCACGATGAGGTCCACGTCGTCCTCCTTCGCGACGCTGCAGATCGTGTCCCACGGGACGCCGACGTGCACCGTCGCGCTGTCGAACAGCTCGGGCGGGACGCCGGCGCCGTCGGCGTCGAGCTCGCGCTTCGCGATCGCGAGGAGCTGGTCCGTCACCTGCGCGGGCGGGAGCGCCCAGACGTTGGCGGGGAGCTCGGGCGGGAGGCCGACGCAGCGAAGCAGCCGGAGCTTCGCCTGCGTGCGCCGCGCGAGGTCGATCGCGGCGGCGAGGACCTCCTTGGCCCGAGGCGTGTGATCGAGCGCGACGAGGATCCGATTCATGCCGAAGGTCGTAGCACGGACGCGTCAGAAGCGGCCGGTCAACGAGAGCGCGAGGGCACCGGGCCCGACGACCGGCGCGATGCGCGCGCGCGGGCCGTGCTCCGGCGCGGTGAAGTAGATGGCGGCGCCGCCGATCGCGAAGGCGGCGCCGGCGATGACCGCGACGGTGGAGATGTCCCCGAACCTCCGGCTCTCCTCGCCCGCGTCCACGCCCGCGCGCGTGCACAGCGTGAAGTCCGGCGGCTGGCAGTTGTCGTCCGCGGTCTGCTTGCGCGAGAACGCGAGCGCGCCGAAGACGCCGCCGGCGACGAGGCCGGCGACGCCCACGCCGCCGAGCGCGAAGCCGACCGTGCGCTGCGCGTCGCCGCGCGTCGCGTCCTCGATCCGGTTCCGCCGCGGCTCCTCCGGCGGCTTCTCCGCGGCGGGATCGGCGTCGAGCTCGGGCACGTCGACGACGATCGTCTCGGCGCCCTTCTCGGGTACGTCGACGGTCGTGGACCACCGCTTGTAGCCGTCCGCGCTCGCGCTGATCGTGTGCGCGCCGGGATCGACGGGGAAGGGATCGCCCCACAGCGCGGGGCCGACCGTCGTGTCGTCGCGCATCACGCGGAAGGAGGGGAGCTCCTTGTCCTTCGGCGGCACCTGGATGCGGAGCTTCCGGAGCCGCGGGCCGAGCGCGTCGATGCGCGCCTGCGCGATCCGCGCGCGGTCCTTCCGTCCGTCGCGCTTCGCGGCCGCGAGCGCCTCCTGGTAGGTCGCCCACGCGGTCGCGGTCTTCCCTTCGTGCTCGCGGCACGCGGCGAGGTGAAGGAGCGTCCCGCCGCCGGGATCGAGGCGCTGGCTCTCTTCGAGCTTCGGACACGCGTCGCTCCATCGCTCCTGCGCCATGAGCGCCTGCGCTTGATCGAAGAGCGCCTGCGCGGCGGCGGGATCGCTCGCCGACGCGACGCGCGCGTAGAGGACGAGGCTCGGCGTCGTCAGCGCAAGGAGCCACGCCCGCATACGGTCTCAGGAGTTCTTCGCGGCTCGCTTCGAGCGTTCGACGAACTCGACGACGCTCTGCTGGACGCGCGGGCTCGGATGTCCGAGGAGGCGCTCGGCGACCGAAGGATCGAGCTCGATCGGGAGCGCGGTGGTGAGCGCCTGCACCGCGCTCGAGAGGACGACCTCGTCGTGATCGGTGCGCAGCACCTCGAGGAGGAGGCGGCGTTTGTCGTCGGAGCGATCGAGCGCGGCGATGACGCCGACGATGCCGTCGCGGAGGGAGGCGTTCGAATGACGGATGAGGCGCTGGCACAGCTCGCCGACCTCGGTCCAGCCGACCCCGCGCGTCGCGACGAGCCGCTCGATCGCCTCGAGCAGCCAGCGGCGCACGGCGGGGGACTCCTCTTCGCTGCTCACGAGCTCCGCGAGCGCGAGCCACGAGCTCGGCGAGCCGAGGTGCTTGAGGAGCCACGCGCCGTGCTCGCGCAGCTTCGGATCGGGCTCGTCGCGCAGCGCGGCGATGAGCGCGCGGCAGAGCGGGTCGCGGTCCCACACCCGCGCGAGCTCGAAGACCGGCTCTTCGATGTCGTAGTCGAGCTGCGTGAGGGCGAGGAGCAGCTCGATCGGCGGGCGGCCGCGGAGCCACTCGGGGTGCTCGCGCAGCGTCGTCGCCGCCTCGCGCACGGTGAAGGAGCTGCCGAGCTGCTCGATGAGCTGCTCGCGCTCTTGCGAGGTGTAGGTGACGATCGAGCTGTCCTCTTGCGGCGGCGGCGGCGAGGACGTGCTCACCGGCGCGGCCGGCGGCACCGACGGGTACACCGCCGGCGGGATCGACTGCGCGCGCGGCGGGAGCGGCGGCGGGATCGAGCGCGGCGGCGACGGCGCGACCGAGGCGCGCGGCGGCGTCGGGGGGACGGAGGCGCGGGGCGCGACCGACTGGCGGGTGGAGATCGGAGCGGCCGCGGGCATCCGCGCGGACGGCGGCTTCGACGCGCTGACCGGCGGCACCGACGGCATCTTCACCGACGGCGGCTTCGACGCGCGCATCGACGCCGACGGCGGCGGCACGGAGGGGCGCGCCGGACGCTGCGAAGGCGGCTTCTGTTCTGCGAACGTCGGCGGAGGAGGAGGACCGGAGACGGTGACCGGCGCGTGCCCTGGGACCGCGATCGGGTTCACCGAAGGCGCCTTGCTGAACGGGCCCGTCATCGCGCTCGGAGGCGCGGTGGCGGTCGTGCTCCCGCCCTTCGCTTCGGCGCCGGAGCGCGTGACGGGCGGCGGCGGCTCGAGGGCTTCTTGCGGGATCGCGGGCGCGGGCGGGACGCCGTCGCCGTAGTCCGAGAGCGGGACCGCGCGCGTCGGCGGGGCGACCGAGCCCGCGTTCGGCGGCGGCGCGACCGACGGCGTGGCCGAGCGCCAGCGCGCGAACGCGGTGGTGATCTCGTCGCGGAGCGTGCGGACGCTCTCCTCCGTCGCCGTGCGCGCGCGATCCGAGGCCGCCGCGCGCGCGTTCGCGGAGGCGATCGTGGCGTTCGCGGCGTCGAGCGCCTGCTGCAGGCGATCGACCTCCTTGCGGACGTCGGCGGTCTCCTTCTCCGCCATGTTCTTGCCTTCGAGCGCGACGTCGCGCGCGTGGCGCGTGTCCTCGAGGTCGCGCTCGAGGCGGCCGACCTCGGACTTGGTCTCGAGGAGCGTGCTCCGCGCGTTGGTGAGGTCGGCGTCGAGCGCGACGACCTTCTCCTGGACGAGGCGCGACTCCGCGAGCGACTTCTCGAGGCGATCGATCGCCTCCTTCGCCGCGAGCCGTTCGTGCTCGCTCTCGGAGAGCTTCTGCGCGGCGGCCTCCGCGGCGTCGTTCGCCTCCTGCTTCGTGCGGACCACCTCCGCCTTCGCCTGCGCGATCTCTTCGCGCGCAGACGCGAGCTCCGCGGTCACGCGCTCGGCGCGCTCGCGCACGGTCTGGAGCTCCGCCTCCGTCGCGGTCGCCTTCTGCGCGCCCGCCTGCTCCCGCTTCCGGATCTCGGCGATCTCGTGCTCGAAGGTCGTGGCCGCGCGGAGGACCTCCTCTTGTTGCCGCTTGAGCGCCTGGATCTCCTCGCGCGCTGTGTCGGCCGCGCCCTTCGCCGCGTCGACCGCGCGCGAGAGGTCGTCGCGCTCCGACCGCATGTGCTGCAGGTCTTGCAGCGTCTGGTCGTGGAGGCGGCGGAGGCTCTCGAGCTCGCGCTCCGCGGTCTCGGCGCGCTGCTCCAGCTCGAGGTTCTTCGAGCTGATGTGCTCCGCGCGCTCGAGCGCGTCGCTCCGCTCGCGGCGCTGGTCCTCGATCGTGCGCTCCACCGCCGCGGCCTGCTGATGGAGCTTCGCGAGCTCGCGGCGCAGGGTGAGGGCCGCGTTCGTGAGCGAGTCGATCGTGGAGTTGCGATCGCCGCGGTCGACGGTGACGACGTCGACGCGCCCCGACATCGGCTCGTCGTCCGGATCGGCGCGCGGATCGCGCCGCACCGCCGGCGGCGGACGCGACAGGACGTTGCGGTCGTAGCTGCGGGTCGACTGCCGACTGGACGTGCTCTCCGGAGGGTCTCCACCTCCGTAGCCGGATTCGCCGCCCGGCTTCCCTGCGTTGTCTGCCACGTTGCGTTCCTTCGCCCCCGTTCGAATGAGAGCACGACGAAGGGCCCCGTGAAAGGTGCTACATCGATGAGATGGCTCGCTTGCGCATCGGGTCGGGTGGCCTCTTCTTCGCATTGCTCGCGGGCCCGCTGGTCGTGCTGGGCGGCATCGTCGCGTGCGAGACGGACAACGGGGACACGACGCACGGGCCGGACATCGGCACGCTCCCCGACGCGGGGGGGCGCCGGAAGCTGCCGGACGGCGCGATCGTCGAGGCCGACGGCGCGCCGGTGCAGGGCGACGATGACGACGACGACGACGATGACGACACGGGGCCCGGCGCGTGCACGACGGGGCTCACCGCAGTCCTCGCGGGGAACGACACGACCTTGAGCGGCGCGGTCCGCACCGGCGACGGCGCGTGGACCGGCGGCGCGATCGCGGGCGGAGCGGCGAAGAGCAAGCCCGCGCTCGTCGCGTTCGGCGCGGGCTTCCTCGCGGCGACGCGCGGCGCGGACGACAAGCTCCAGAGCCTCACCGCGAGCGGGACGGCGTGGAGCGCGCCGGCGGTGATCGGGCTTGGCCTCGTGAA from Labilithrix sp. encodes:
- a CDS encoding Uma2 family endonuclease, whose amino-acid sequence is MASAPHSDSQPSYALGAPISLADLLALPPDGRRYARDENGMLILSPPDHADFHRTPLAILMQGMIRQLDDRSLVVAGGSVAFDPIYTLNGTVVPLSHHGLPCIEPDIICLRRPFRTIRASEKNKVYAPEDVMLVVELLSPSTWREDLGDGTGDKTDRWRTYLDGRVGEYWIVNAQETTCGIPARSVLALTFDPSLGTWSDVRVEAARHAPGDYRGRQALVGGRITSTAVPGLTLDIDHLWQSVG
- a CDS encoding SDR family NAD(P)-dependent oxidoreductase yields the protein MRSFDGKVAAITGAASGMGRSLAVALARRGCEVALSDVDEVGLAETVRLATAAGKPGLRVTKRRLDVADAEAMRAWAKDVASEHGRVNLVFNNAGVSYSATVEGADQAEFERIVDIDYWGVVHGTRAFLPYLRASGEGHVINTSSLFGLIAFPGQCAYNSAKFAVRGFTEALRIELEITGAPVSATCVHPGGIKTNIARASKMHPSMADLGVTDPELSRREFEKAFRVTADDAAEQILRGVQRNARRVLIGTDARLLDVFQRLLPGTYHGVLARITRRVLAKQRAAKT
- a CDS encoding arginyltransferase, with the protein product MTRLLQHFTEPPRACTYLPDREAALEIRLELDVDAVELEARLARGWRRFGPTYFRPACASCNECLTLRIPAAEFTPTKSQRRARKNAAHLTRTVRRPIVDAERLALYARWHEQREEARGWDESSLDAERYKIDFAFPHPCVREVAFRDPTNGDRLVGLGIVDDTGVSLSAVYFYWDPEHAPSSLGTAHVVMLVEEARARGREHVYLGYRVEGCASLMYKGRFGPHELLEGRPAPDEAPVWRVTSPRP
- a CDS encoding GatB/YqeY domain-containing protein codes for the protein MLIDDIKAKVTVAMKTGDTVARDVLRLALGEIQTAEARKSASLTDEEAGAVVRKLIKSNEETLGLSEGERAATLKKEIEVLAALLPKQLSVDEIVAALAPVKDAIVAAKADGQATGVAMKHLKSTGANVNGNDVGAAVKKLRS
- a CDS encoding universal stress protein, producing MNRILVALDHTPRAKEVLAAAIDLARRTQAKLRLLRCVGLPPELPANVWALPPAQVTDQLLAIAKRELDADGAGVPPELFDSATVHVGVPWDTICSVAKEDDVDLIVIGSHGYDILDRIVGTTAAKVVNHADRSVLVVRPKGGGKKS